The following coding sequences are from one Dermacentor silvarum isolate Dsil-2018 chromosome 4, BIME_Dsil_1.4, whole genome shotgun sequence window:
- the LOC125945159 gene encoding uncharacterized protein LOC125945159, protein MLETNLNRIIHIELVQCNEVSSSTHMELEGLKRALTSLDESGVNVTEAVTDRHPQVRRYFKSERPEVDHLFDAWHVCKGLNKKLLQAAKSTGCVAIGLWTRSIVNHLYFSVQCGNGNSDLAVAVWDVCNEPCAR, encoded by the exons ATGCTTGAGACAAACCTGAATCGCATCATTCATATCGAGCTTGTGCAG TGCAACGAGGTATCCTCAAGCACACACATGGAGCTTGAGGGTCTGAAGAGGGCTCTCACCTCCCTTGATGAAAGCGGTGTCAATGTCACTGAAGCGGTGACGGACCGGCATCCACAAGTGCGCAG GTACTTCAAGTCTGAGAGGCCTGAGGTGGACCACCTGTTTGATGCATGGCACGTCTGCAAAG GGCTAAACAAGAAGCTTTTGCAGGCTGCGAAATCCACAGGATGCGTTGCCATTGGCCTGTGGACGCGTTCAATTGTCAACCACCTATACTTTTCAGTGCAGTGTGGGAATGGCAATAGCGACCTTGCCGTGGCTGTGTGGGATGTCTGTAATGAACCATGTGCAAGATAA